A single genomic interval of Gossypium raimondii isolate GPD5lz chromosome 11, ASM2569854v1, whole genome shotgun sequence harbors:
- the LOC105801788 gene encoding cell division cycle 20.2, cofactor of APC complex has translation MDAGSLNSYSNLKGQSRCPLQEQLLQRKNSKENMDRFIPNRSAMDFDYAHYMLTDGRKIKENQTVCSPAREAYRKQLAETLNMNRTRILAFKNKPPAPVELFPTEHSTASAHPTKSAKPRRHIPQSSERTLDAPDLVDDFYLNLLDWGSSNVLAIALGNTVYLWDASDSSTSELVTVDDENGPVTSVSWAPDGRHIAIGLNNSEVQLWDSASNRQLRTLRGCHRSRVGSMAWNNHILTTGGMDGQIVNNDVRIRSHIVETYRGHEQEVCGLKWSASGQQLASGGNDNVVHIWDRSMASSNSPTQWLHRLEEHTSAVKALAWCPFQSNLLATGGGGGDRTIKFWNTHTGACLNSVDTGSQVCSLLWSKNERELLSSHGFTQNQLTLWKYPSMVKMAELTGHTSRVLYMAQSPDGCTVASAAGDETLRFWNVFGVPEVAKTAPKVNREPFSQLNRIR, from the exons ATGGATGCAGGATCTTTGAATTCTTATTCAAACTTGAAGGGTCAATCTAGATGCCCACTTCAAGAACAGCTTCTCCAGAGAAAGAATTCtaaagaaaat atGGATAGATTCATACCAAACCGTTCAGCAATGGACTTTGATTATGCGCATTACATGCTGACCGATGGAAGGAAGATTAAAGAGAACCAAACAGTATGCTCACCTGCCAGGGAGGCCTACAGGAAGCAGCTTGCTGAGACCTTGAACATGAACCGCACCCGAATCTTGGCTTTCAAGAACAAGCCACCGGCACCAGTTGAACTATTCCCTACCGAGCACTCAACTGCTTCCGCACATCCGACCAAATCCGCAAAGCCCAGGAGACACATTCCGCAG AGCTCTGAGAGAACATTGGATGCTCCTGATCTCGTTGACGATTTTTACCTGAATTTATTGGATTGGGGCAGCAGCAATGTACTAGCAATAGCACTCGGAAACACTGTGTATCTGTGGGATGCTTCAGATAGTTCTACTTCAGAACTTGTCACTGTTGATGACGAAAATGGACCCGTAACAAGTGTGAGTTGGGCTCCCGATGGTCGGCATATAGCCATCGGCTTGAACAATTCTGAAGTACAACTATGGGATTCAGCTTCCAACCGACAG CTGCGTACTCTGAGAGGATGTCATAGATCAAGAGTGGGTTCAATGGCATGGAACAATCACATCCTCACGACAGGAGGAATGGATGGTCAGATTGTTAACAACGATGTGAGAATTAGATCCCATATTGTCGAAACTTACAGAGGGCATGAGCAAGAGGTTTGTGGGCTGAAATGGTCGGCTTCCGGGCAACAACTAGCCAGTGGAGGCAATGATAATGTTGTTCACATATGGGATAGGTCCATGGCATCTTCAAATTCACCAACTCAATGGCTACACAGGTTGGAGGAGCATACCTCAGCTGTCAAAGCCCTTGCCTGGTGCCCTTTCCAGAGCAATTTGCTGGCCACAGGTGGAGGTGGCGGCGATCGAACCATTAAGTTTTGGAACACACACACTGGTGCATGCTTGAATTCAGTTGACACCGGCTCTCAGGTTTGCTCATTGCTGTGGAGCAAGAATGAGAGGGAGCTATTGAGTTCTCATGGATTTACTCAGAACCAATTAACTCTTTGGAAATATCCATCGATGGTGAAGATGGCAGAGCTAACCGGCCACACGTCTAGAGTACTTTACATGGCTCAAAGCCCTGATGGGTGCACCGTGGCATCAGCTGCAGGGGATGAGACACTAAGGTTCTGGAATGTTTTTGGGGTCCCAGAAGTGGCTAAAACTGCTCCAAAAGTGAACCGTGAGCCATTCTCTCAATTGAACCGTATCCGGTGA
- the LOC105801785 gene encoding signal peptide peptidase-like 1 — MESLWKLLYLLEPAPMTLIVTAMAVTFGSAFRALNHGKEMERNRDLLEASITLDRSQALMIPVMSSCSLLLMFYLFSSVSQLLTAFTAIASVSSLFFWLSPHVAYLKSQFGLADPFLSQCCSKSFTRIQGLLLLACIFIVATWLVSGHWILNNLLGISLCVAFVSHVRLPNIKICAMLLVCLFVYDIFWVFFSERFFGANVMVSVATKQASNPVHTVANSLSLPGLQFITKKLELPVKIVFPRNLWGGASPAGNTADFMILGLGDMAIPAMLLALVLCFDHRNSRDTVNLLDLHSLKGNKYIWYALPGYAIGLVTALAAGILTHSPQPALLYLVPSTLGPIFFISWLRKDLAELWEGTMPNLNDKARQIDL, encoded by the exons ATGGAATCTTTATGGAAGCTTTTATATTTACTTGAACCTGCTCCTATGACTCTTATAGTTACGGCGATGGCTGTAACATTTGGATCTGCATTTCGTGCTCTGAATCATGGGAAAGAAATGGAGCGGAACCGTGACTTGTTGGAGGCATCAATTACTTTAGATAGGTCCCAAGCTCTAATGATCCCGGTAATGAGCTCCTGCAGCTTGCTATTGATGTTTTACCTTTTCTCGTCTGTCTCACAACTCTTGACTGCATTCACGGCTATCGCTTCTGTTTCATCCCTTTTCTTCTGGCTATCTCCTCATGTTGCTTACTTGAAATCGCAATTCGGTTTGGCTGACCCATTTCTGTCTCAATGCTGTTCGAAGTCATTTACAAGAATACAGGGGTTATTGTTGTTGGCATGCATCTTTATAGTTGCCACTTGGCTTGTTTCAGGTCATTGGATTTTGAACAATTTGTTAGGGATCTCTCTCTGTGTTGCATTTGTGAGTCATGTCCGCCTTCCGAACATTAAAATATGTGCGATGCTTCTTGTATGTTTGTTTGTGTATGACATATTCTGGGTTTTCTTCTCTGAAAGATTTTTCGGCGCTAATGTCATGGTATCAGTGGCAACAAAGCAAGCATCAAACCCGGTTCACACAGTTGCTAATAGTTTGAGTCTTCCTGGCTTgcaatttataacaaaaaagcTTGAGTTGCCTGTAAAGATTGTATTTCCAAGGAATTTGTGGGGTGGTGCATCCCCTGCTGGGAATACAGCAGACTTCATGATACTCGGTCTAGGTGATATG GCCATTCCCGCCATGCTTCTAGCATTAGTCCTTTGTTTTGATCATCGAAATAGTAGGGACACCGTAAATCTTTTAGATTTGCATTCCTTGAAGGGGAACAAGTATATATGGTATGCTCTTCCTGGGTATGCTATCGGATTGGTGACCGCCCTCGCAGCTGGCATTTTGACTCACTCACCTCAACCTGCTCTTCTTTACCTG GTACCTTCAACGCTGGGACCTATATTTTTTATCTCATGGTTAAGGAAGGATCTAGCTGAATTATGGGAAGGAACCATGCCAAATCTCAATGACAAGGCTAGACAAATAGATTTGTGA
- the LOC105801786 gene encoding silicon efflux transporter LSI2, translating to MAMAAYVKLILGSVAFSIFWVLAVFPTVPLLPIGRAAGSLLGGILMVIFQILTVDQAYQAIDLSILVLLFGTMVVSGYLERADAFKYLGKLLTWKSKGAKDLICRICLISAISSALFTNDTSCMVLTEFVLKIARQNNLPPQPFLLALASSANIGSTATPIGNPQNLVIATQSGVSFGEFLIGILPATVLGLVCNALLLIFMYGDLLSVKKGQQDSTVAFNGDGVDHQFSPATMSHVETTNVDSVHHHESLRNRVNSKQAMGAAEVPWSLNGAYWDHRNQKLWKSCVYIVVVGMLVSLLMGFNMSGTAITAALALMILDFKDAVPCLEKVSYSLLIFFCGMFVTVQGFNKTGIPSALWELMEPYAKIDEISGIAVLALVILVLSNLVSNVPTVLLLGARMAASAALISTAYEKKAWLILAWVSTVAGNLSLLGSAANLIVCEQASRVPDLGYTLTFWNHLKFGVPSTLLVTAIGLLLLKS from the exons ATGGCTATGGCAGCTTATGTGAAACTGATTCTAGGTTCAGTTGCCTTTTCAATCTTCTGGGTATTAGCAGTTTTCCCCACTGTTCCATTATTACCTATTGGAAGAGCTGCCGGGTCTTTATTAGGAGGTATTTTAATGGTCATTTTTCAAATCTTAACCGTCGATCAAGCATATCAAGCCATTGATCTTTCAATCCTTGTTCTTCTCTTTGGAACAATGGTGGTAAGTGGATACCTCGAAAGAGCCGATGCGTTTAAGTATTTGGGTAAGTTATTAACATGGAAAAGCAAAGGTGCAAAGGATTTGATTTGTAGGATCTGTTTaatttcagctatttcaagtgcTTTGTTCACTAATGATACATCTTGTATGGTATTAACTGAGTTTGTATTGAAAATTGCAAGGCAAAATAATCTCCCACCACAGCCATTTTTGCTTGCACTTGCTTCAAGTGCTAATATTGGATCCACTGCAACACCTATTGGTAACCCTCAAAATTTAGTGATAGCTACTCAAAGTGGGGTTTCTTTTGGTGAATTCTTAATTGGGATTCTCCCTGCTACTGTGTTGGGACTTGTATGTAATGCTTTGTTGCTCATTTTCATGTATGGTGACTTGTTATCTGTTAAGAAAGGTCAACAAGATTCAACTGTAGCATTTAATGGTGATGGTGTTGATCACCAATTTTCACCAGCTACAATGTCACATGTGGAAACCACAAATGTGGACTCAGTTCATCATCATGAAAGTCTTAGAAACCGAGTTAACTCGAAGCAAGCAATGGGCGCGGCCGAGGTTCCTTGGTCTTTAAATGGTGCTTATTGGGACCATAGGAACCAAAAACTATGGAAATCATGTGTTTATATTGTTGTTGTTGGAATGTTGGTGTCTTTGCTTATGGGCTTTAATATGTCAGGGACTGCCATTACTGCAGCCCTTGCTTTAATGATTCTTGATTTCAAAGATGCTGTCCCATGCTTGGAGAAG GTATCCTACTCTCTTCTAATATTCTTCTGTGGGATGTTTGTGACAGTCCAAGGGTTTAATAAAACTGGAATCCCTAGTGCTTTATGGGAATTAATGGAACCTTATGCAAAGATTGATGAAATCAGTGGAATAGCAGTTCTTGCACTTGTTATTCTTGTACTGTCAAATTTGGTCTCAAATGTGCCTACTG TTCTGTTGCTTGGGGCAAGAATGGCGGCATCTGCAGCATTGATATCAACAGCCTACGAGAAGAAAGCATGGCTGATTTTGGCTTGGGTGAGCACAGTGGCTGGGAACCTGTCGTTGTTGGGATCGGCAGCCAACTTGATAGTGTGTGAACAAGCTAGCCGTGTTCCGGATCTGGGTTACACTCTAACCTTTTGGAACCATCTCAAATTTGGAGTCCCCTCCACCCTTTTAGTCACTGCCATTGGCTTGTTGCTCTTAAAATCATAG
- the LOC105785102 gene encoding cell division cycle 20.2, cofactor of APC complex: MDAGSLNSFSNLKGQSRCPLQEQLLFRKNSKENMDRFIPNRSAMDFDYAHYMLTDGRKIKENQTVCSPAREAYRKQLAETLNMNRTRILAFKNKPPAPVELFPSEHSTTSVHPTKSAKPRRHIPQSSERTLDAPDLVDDFYLNLLDWGSSNVLAIALGNTVYLWDASDSSTSELVTVDDENGPVTSVSWAPDGRHIAIGLNNSEVQLWDSASNRQLRTLRECHRSRVGSMAWNNHILTTGGMDGQIVNNDVRIRSHVVETYRGHQQEVCGLKWSASGQQLASGGNDNVVHIWDRSMASSNSPTQWLHRLEEHTSAVKALTWCPFQSNLLATGGGGGDRTIKFWNTHTGACLNSVDTGSQVCSLLWSKNERELLSSHGFTQNQLTLWKYPSMVKMAELTGHTSRVLYMAQSPDGCTVASAAGDETLRFWNVFGVPEVAKTAPKVNREPFSHLNRIR, translated from the exons ATGGATGCAGGATCTTTGAATTCTTTTTCAAACTTGAAGGGTCAATCTAGATGCCCACTTCAAGAACAGCTTCTCTTCAGAAAGAATTCtaaagaaaat atGGATAGATTCATACCAAACCGTTCAGCAATGGACTTTGATTATGCACATTACATGCTGACCGATGGAAGGAAGATAAAAGAGAACCAAACAGTCTGTTCACCTGCCAGGGAGGCCTACAGGAAGCAGCTGGCTGAGACTTTGAACATGAACCGTACCCGAATCTTGGCTTTCAAGAACAAGCCACCGGCACCTGTCGAACTCTTCCCTTCCGAGCACTCAACCACTTCAGTTCATCCGACCAAATCCGCAAAGCCGAGAAGACACATTCCCCAG AGCTCTGAGAGAACATTGGACGCTCCTGATCTCGTTGACGATTTTTACCTGAACTTATTGGATTGGGGCAGCAGCAATGTACTAGCTATAGCACTCGGAAACACTGTGTATCTGTGGGATGCTTCAGATAGTTCTACTTCAGAACTTGTCACTGTTGATGATGAAAATGGACCAGTAACAAGTGTGAGTTGGGCTCCTGATGGTCGGCATATTGCCATCGGCTTAAACAATTCTGAAGTACAACTATGGGATTCAGCTTCCAACCGACAG CTGCGTACTCTGAGAGAATGTCATAGATCAAGAGTGGGTTCAATGGCATGGAACAATCACATCCTCACGACAGGAGGAATGGATGGTCAGATTGTTAACAACGATGTGAGAATTAGATCCCATGTTGTCGAAACTTACAGAGGACATCAGCAAGAGGTTTGTGGGCTGAAATGGTCGGCTTCCGGGCAACAACTAGCCAGTGGAGGCAATGATAATGTTGTTCACATATGGGATAGGTCCATGGCATCTTCAAATTCACCAACTCAATGGCTACACAGGTTGGAGGAGCATACCTCAGCTGTCAAAGCCCTTACCTGGTGCCCTTTCCAGAGCAATTTGCTGGCCACAGGTGGAGGTGGCGGAGATCGAACCATCAAGTTTTGGAACACACACACTGGTGCATGCTTGAATTCAGTTGACACCGGCTCTCAGGTTTGCTCATTGCTGTGGAGCAAGAATGAGAGGGAGCTATTGAGTTCTCATGGATTTACTCAGAACCAATTAACTCTTTGGAAATATCCATCGATGGTGAAGATGGCAGAGCTAACTGGCCACACGTCTAGAGTACTTTACATGGCTCAAAGCCCTGATGGGTGCACCGTGGCATCAGCTGCAGGGGATGAGACACTAAGATTCTGGAATGTTTTTGGGGTCCCAGAAGTGGCTAAAACTGCTCCGAAAGTGAACCGTGAGCCATTCTCTCATTTGAACCGTATCCGGTGA